The Oncorhynchus kisutch isolate 150728-3 linkage group LG10, Okis_V2, whole genome shotgun sequence region TTGACATTTGTTCAGAAGAAATTCACGAAAACTACATTGTGTAATATTAAAATTGGGGGATTGCAGGGCAGATGTTCCATCGTCAGTTTTTCATATTCGATACACGAGGGGTCTTCAATTGGTAACTGGGATGTTTATTCTACTCTGGCTAGTAAGGGGACGCTGGATACATTTTGGTGAAATGAAAGGGGGGGACTAAGGAgtacaaaaaaaaatccattatTAGATGGGAACATCTGTAGGGCAGATGATTTGTGGATTTAATCTCTACGGAAAAAGCGGGAGGGAGCGTGATGAGGACACAGGAGTTAGTTTACTGATGCGGCACCAGCGCTTTTCATTGTTGATTGGATATAAATATTGTAGGTAAAGTATTGTTTAATTTAATTACTTACGAGTTATTTGCCGTTGCTGTTATCGTTCATTGAATAGGCTTGCTGTTTTGTCGGTTTAAAAAAGTAACCTTTATTTACATTGTAACGTATTTAAAAAGGTAATTGTGTATTTCTGCAATTACCAACAATACCCACAGCTCGTATAATTTAAAACCGCTAAAGTAGGCTACACTGCTGGTATTGTGTACAGTAACGGATTCTGAGTGTTTTCCATCTTGTCTTTTAGAGATGTCGACTAGTTCAAGCTATTAAAAGCCTACAGCTTACAGAGCTATTAAATGTACATGTTCCTCTATCGTACCGAATACTCACTACTCAGCGACAGCGTTTGATACTGTATCTCCAAACCATACATCTAATGGTTGTGTGCGTTATTTTGCAGATATTCCTCAGATATTCCTATCTGGATTCTGATACTCCACTCCAAACGTCCTCAAGCCTTCTCGTGATAAAGCACTTTAGGTGCACATTTTTGCAAGTAATATGTTATTTCCTGCTCTGCTGCTGCTGGCGCTGTCTTCGGTGTTAGGTTCAAAAGATTGCCCTCACCACTGCCTCTGCTACGAACACTCGGATTTGGTGGACTGCCGAGCCCGCGGGTTCCTCCAAGTGCCCCATGGCCTGTCCCATGGCACCTGGCTGCTGGACCTGGGTGGCAACTTGCTGATGGAAGTGCGGAGCCGTGCCTTTGCCGGACTTTGGTCACTGCGGGTACTGGTGCTGTCTGACAGTGGAATCCAGCTGCTGCAGCCCGAGGTAACACATGCGAAACCCATATAATGTCATATACCCATAGAGGACCTACTGTTTATATGTTTGGTCTAGCCCAGCACTAGTAATGGATTGAGAAACACTGCAATAGCCTATGCATTAGATGATAACATTAGTGGCATAGTTTAGCATAAGGATTTGATGGTGGATATGAGGGTTTGATACCGATTTACTTTTTCATGTTCATAATTTATtgtaccctcctcctctcccaggccTTCTACTCCCTCTCCTTTCTGGAGAAGCTGGACATGAGCCGTAACAAACTGCGCCGGCTGCCGTTGGACTTCTCCCACAGTCTGTCCTCGGTCCGGGAGCTCAGGCTGGACCACAACACCCTTGAGTGGCTAGAAGTCTCCAGCCTGGAGCACCTGGAGAGCCTGGAGAAGCTGGACCTCAGCCACAACCTCATCACCTTCCTGCAGCCAGGAGCCTTCCGGGGCCTGTCTCGCCTACGCCACCTCTACCTCCATGCCAACCAGCTGGGAGCTGTGCGCCATGGTTCCCTGTCCATGCTGCCCGTCCTGGAGGCCCTGCAGCTGGGCCagaacaacatcactcacatcgACACGGAGGCTCTGGCTCCCCTGCACAGTCTCACCCTTCTGGGCCTGGAGGGAAACCAGCTGCAGCACCTTAAGTTCAAGACCTTCCTGAGCCTCCACACGGCCGGCACCCACCTGCAGCTAGCTGGCAACCCGTGGAACTGCGACTGCGACCTGCACCGGGTCTTCAGTAAGCTGCTGAGTGTGCGCCACCTTCACGTTGACGACTACCACAACGTGACGTGCCACGAGCCTCTGCAGCTGGCGGGCGCCTCGCTGGCGTGGGTGGACAATCAGTTGTGCATGGCAGAGACGGCCACCGTGCTGGTCATCACCGTAACGGTGCTGGTGACCGTGTTGGCAGCTGTGGTCATGGCCGAGCACACCCGCAAGAAGAACCAACATGGTGGCAAGAGCTGGGATGCTGAGTCGCAGACCCAGGAGAGGTAACTGTCATGAGGGAGGGACACTGAGTGAGTAATAAGTTCCATAGATGCATTTTCCCTCACTGATCTTTGATCACATTTTACACCATGCTCCCTGGTCATTTTAtgtttgaagaagaaaaaaagaacagGGCCATTTCCCATCTGCAGCAAACTGACTGTGAGAGTTCATAACACACCTCAGGCTCAGACTGCTCCTTAACATTCAGTTGAACTTGTGGCACTCCTTCTCTCTTCTACTTCATCATGGTCATAATGTATGGCCTATTCTGGTTCCAAGCCTGAGAAACAATATTTTAGAGTATGAGCAGTTTTGTATGATATATCTAGAAGTCTGTGACTTGTGGAACTTGAGGAAGGGACATCATTATTTTTCGGTGTATCATTTAACTACCCGAAGTGTTTGACTGCCTACAATTTATCCTGTTAATTTCTTTCTTAAAAGTACAGTGTTTCTTTTTCTGTTCAACATTTTCtcttcaatgtctattccatttCTGCACGCTGTTGAGAACATGGGTGTCATGtttcaaatgtaggcctatactcAAAGTACAGTAGTTATTTTTGTCTCATGAATGATTATCTTCTAACACATGCATAGGTTTGATAGTGAATGTATTGTATACAGATGGTAATAAAGTATGATATTTTTTTTGACTCTACCTTGTGATGTACCTGGATTAAATCCAGATTTGAGTACAGGGGTCTCCACTTTCCCTGTTCCATGCACTGCACTAGAATTAAACACTCCCTTAGATGATCAACATCTGCTTGAGTCAATGTCAGATTATTCACCAATTAATCACCTCTATTCCAGCTCACACACAGATTAAAGACGGTTTCAATCTATCTTGGTCTGCCATGATGTGACAATGTTCTCCCCTTTTAGATGACGATGTGCGTTTGGTAACATACGTTTTGCTTGTGGGTTTGGCCTCCAGCCTGGAGAAGCCGGACCTCGGCCACAACCACATCATATTCCTGTGGGTTTGGTGATATTGAAATAGAGCACAGATGAAACACTTTGAAGTACTTCATTTTAGGAAGTGCACGGTTTTGCATTAGACTCCAATAAAGGACATAAAGGATTTCATATTCTGACACCGGTCTTTGCCCAGAAACAAATTGCTGCAGGGTTTAAAAGGCTTGAATCCAGGTCACAGGGAGAATGAGGCATATGGGCCTGGCCTCCAGAGTAACAGCAACAGATTACGGCTATGATTAAAAACTAGAGGAGGAAACCGACTGCCACGGGTAGAAAACAGACAGCCACTCAGCTCAAATCCCCTGGGCAGACCTTATCTAAGAGGGGGATAATGTCCAGAAATTGAACCTGTATCAGCACTCATGCTGTTTCTGCTCAGGAGCCTTATAAATGGATCTGGATAAGGAGAAGCGATTCAGCAATGGCGATATGGGCCAGCCACCCATGTGACCAAAGCTATTATCAGATAACAATGATATGATATAACAGTGGCATAATAACCATCT contains the following coding sequences:
- the LOC109897319 gene encoding slit homolog 2 protein-like, whose protein sequence is MLFPALLLLALSSVLGSKDCPHHCLCYEHSDLVDCRARGFLQVPHGLSHGTWLLDLGGNLLMEVRSRAFAGLWSLRVLVLSDSGIQLLQPEAFYSLSFLEKLDMSRNKLRRLPLDFSHSLSSVRELRLDHNTLEWLEVSSLEHLESLEKLDLSHNLITFLQPGAFRGLSRLRHLYLHANQLGAVRHGSLSMLPVLEALQLGQNNITHIDTEALAPLHSLTLLGLEGNQLQHLKFKTFLSLHTAGTHLQLAGNPWNCDCDLHRVFSKLLSVRHLHVDDYHNVTCHEPLQLAGASLAWVDNQLCMAETATVLVITVTVLVTVLAAVVMAEHTRKKNQHGGKSWDAESQTQER